The following is a genomic window from Amycolatopsis sp. BJA-103.
CCGAAACCGTCGCGAAACTGGCCGAGCACGCGCTGTCCCTCGACGACGCCTGGGCCGGGTTGACCTCCTTCTTCGAACGGATCTGCGAACTGCAGGCCGCCGATCGCGGCTACAACGAACTGGCCTCGACGCGGCCGCCCTTGGCCGAGGATCTCGAACGCGGATACGAACTCATGACCCGCGTCGTCGAGCGCGCAAAGGAGAGCGGAGCCCTGCGCGCCGATCTCACCCTCGAGGACATGGCCTTCGTGACGTGGGGGATCGCGCGCACCGTGGAGGCGACCGCGGCCGTCCGGCCGGAGGTCTGGCGACGCCATCTCGCCCTGCTGTTCGACGGGATGCGAGCGCCCGCCGCGACCCCGTTGCCGGAACCGCCGATGCTGCCCGCGGAACTGGCGCGGATCATGGGCGACTGCGGCTGAAGCCCTCAGGCAACCCCCGGCCCCTCCGGAACGTGTTCACCCCGGAGGGGAGATCCGATGAAGACGAAAATTCTGCTCGTTTCCCTGGTGGGGGCCCTGTTCGCGACGGCGGCGTGTTCCGGGGAGCCGCCACCGGCGCCCGTGACGGTCACCGCCACCCCGTCGTCCACGGTGCCCGCGCCGCCCGCCGGGCCGGACGCCAAGACCGTCGCGTGGCTCGACGGGGTCTGCGGCGCGGTGTACGGCTTCATGAAGGCCCACGACGAATACTCGCGCAAGCAACAGTCCGGGGTCGAAGTGACCCGCAACGCGCTGAAGGAAGAACTCGGGATCCGAGCGGGATTCGCGGGCAAGACGGTCGACGACCTGAACGCGCTGCCCGCATCGCCGATCCCCGGCGGTGACGCGGTGAGGAAGTCCCTTGTGGACCAGTACACCGCGGCACGGGACGCGGCGGCCGCCGGGAAGCAGCGTTTGGAGAAGTCCGGGAACGAAGCCGCCATGGACGCGGCGATCAAGGCGATGGACGCCGTCCAGAAACCGGTCACGGACACTCCCGATCTCATGCCCGCACTCAAGATCGAGACGCAGGAGCTGATGGCCGCGGCGGCCGCGGCCAAGAACTGCGCGTCTCCCCACTAGCCGGAGCGTCACCCGCGAACGGAGTCCCATGAAGCCGAAAACCCTGCTTGTTCCACTGGTAGGGGCCCTGTTCGCGGTGACAGCCTGTTCGGGAGAGGCACCGTCCGCTCCGCCGACGGTCACCGTCACGCCAACGTCCACCGCGTCCGAACCGGACGTCCGGACGGTGGCCTGGCTGGACGGGATGTGCGGCGCGATCTACGGCTTCGTGAAGGCCAGCAACGAGCACGCGAGCAGGCAGAGTTCCGGCGTCGAGGTGACGCGGCCCTGGCTCAGCGACAACCTCGGGGTCCGCGCTCAGCTGGCGGGCAAGGTCGTCGAGGAACTGAACGCGCTGCCCGCGTCACCGATACCCGGCGGGGACACGGCGAAGAAGTCCCTTGTGGACAGTTACACGACGGCGCGGGACGCGGCGGCGGAAGGGAAACGGAAGCTGGACTCCTCCCAGAGCCAGACCGCGCTGGACGCCGCGCTCAAGGCCCTGGAGTCGGCGCAGAAGCCGCTCTTGGAGACCACCGACCCGTTCGCGTCGGTCAAGATGGAGACACCGGATCTGCTGGCCGCCGTGGCCGCCGCCAAGAAGTGCGTGCCCGGCGCCTCGTGAGCTGCTCCGCCTCCGCTCGATTGTCGCGCGACCGCGAGGTTCCCCATGTCGCATTTGAGTCGCTGAGCGTCTCGAATGCGACATCGGGAACCTCAGCCGGGCGAACCTCAGCTGGGCGGGGTGGCTCCGGGCGGCATGACCATCGGCCGTCCGGTGTTCAGGCCGCCGTCGACGAGGACGGAAGTCCCGGTCAGGTAGGCGAAATCCGGTGACGCCAGGGCGAGAACGGCCGAAGCGATCTCCGCGGCCTCACCCATCCGCGGCAGACCGTGGACGTTCAGCGGCCCCCAGGCCTGTTTGAACTGCGCCCACAGGTCGTCCGGGATGCCCGGCGGGCGTACCAGCCGGGTGTCGGTCGTGCCCGGGTCGATCGAAAGCACCCTGATCCCCTTCGCGCCGTAGTCCAGCGCGGCCGCGCGCACCAGACCCTGCACGGCGCGTTTGCTCGAGGTGTAGGCGGCGTGCCCCGGACGGGTCTGCTCGGCCTGCGCCGACGCGGTGCAGACGATCACCCCGCCGCCCGCTTTCAGCAGGTGCGGAACCTCGTACTTGATCGAGAGGAAAACGCCGCGCGCGTTGGTGCGCTGCACGTCCTCCCACTCGTCGACGGAGATCTCGTGCAACGGTTTGCCGAGGTGGATTCCGGCGTTGTTGAACGCGATGTCGAGCCTGCCGTACCGGCGGACGACACCGTCCACGAACGCCTGGACCTGTTCGGGGACCCGGACGTCCGCCCGGAGATAGGTCGCCTTCCCGCCCGCGCGCCGGATCTCCCGTTCGACCTCGCGGCCGAGTTCTTCCCGCCTGCCACAGAAACCGACCTTGGCACCGGCCGCGGCGAAGGCGATGGCCGCCGCCCTGCCGATGCCCGACGTCGCCCCCGTGACGATCACGACCTTGCCCGAGAACCGCCGGCGGTTCTCCTGTGCCGTGGCGGTGTTCCCGGCCAGCATCGCGACACCGGCCGCCGCCGCGCCCCCGAGCACGGCGCGCCTGCCCACTGCTTCGCCCATAGTCCCTCCAGATGGATAGCTCTACTTCCCAAAACGGAAAGTAGAGCTATCCATCTGAGAGGATTCTCAAGAAGTGATCTCCGGCGTGATCCCACCCGCCGCCGCGAGCGCGCGATGCAGCGCGAGCTCCGCCGTCGGCCCTTCGGCCAGCACGATCCCCGTACACGACCGCTGATCCGCGAGGTGCCGGATCTCGTCACCGGGGCTCGCCGTCGGGTACCACTCCGGCGCGCCGGGCAGGCCGGA
Proteins encoded in this region:
- a CDS encoding TetR/AcrR family transcriptional regulator codes for the protein MRKDAQRNRDLLIEAARGLYAARGLDVALEEIAKTAGVSIGTLYNHFPQRADLVNAVFADRTETVAKLAEHALSLDDAWAGLTSFFERICELQAADRGYNELASTRPPLAEDLERGYELMTRVVERAKESGALRADLTLEDMAFVTWGIARTVEATAAVRPEVWRRHLALLFDGMRAPAATPLPEPPMLPAELARIMGDCG
- a CDS encoding SDR family NAD(P)-dependent oxidoreductase translates to MGEAVGRRAVLGGAAAAGVAMLAGNTATAQENRRRFSGKVVIVTGATSGIGRAAAIAFAAAGAKVGFCGRREELGREVEREIRRAGGKATYLRADVRVPEQVQAFVDGVVRRYGRLDIAFNNAGIHLGKPLHEISVDEWEDVQRTNARGVFLSIKYEVPHLLKAGGGVIVCTASAQAEQTRPGHAAYTSSKRAVQGLVRAAALDYGAKGIRVLSIDPGTTDTRLVRPPGIPDDLWAQFKQAWGPLNVHGLPRMGEAAEIASAVLALASPDFAYLTGTSVLVDGGLNTGRPMVMPPGATPPS